The nucleotide sequence ACCTGCTGTTTAATATGAATTTGGGAGAGCCGCTGAAGTTTGGTGGCATGTTCGGGAACATCTGGAAGCACACGTCAAAATCCTAAATACAGATTCCtcgcaaataacaagcactcaataaataaaatagtgtGACATCTAAACCTCGAATGTAGGTGCTCTCCAGCATGGGCTGCAGGTTGCTAAGCTGCTCCAGCAAAGCAGCCTGGGAAAGCAGGAAGTCCTCCTCTGTGCGCACAAACaccaatatacatatatatgcccGTCAGTTAAAATATTTCTTCACATGCTCGAATTATGTTATTCATCACCGGCGAGGATGAACTCCAATTTCATGGTGTCGGGGACAGTAATGTGGTCGGTGAATTGGGGGTCCAAGTACTTCATCAGGTCCTCAACTGCACACAAAGACAGttatgatataaaaaaaaaatcatcattttaaaGTGGTTTGTAATGTTTGACTCACTCTTCTTGTGAAGAATCTTGACTCGCTCCCTTTTGTTGGCCGTGTTAGTCAAGCCGGCCTGGATTCTGGCTAGAGCCTCTCCACACTGACAAAATGAAGATATTAACTCAAAAGCATGCAGAACCCACACAAAAACGTCACTATAATGGCTGGATCATATGACACCATCGGTTGCCTTAAGCTACATGAGTGTCCACTTAGTTTTTATCATCCAAAATCTCACTAAAGTGactaaaagtaggtatttataAGAGAATCTACTCAGTGACATTCATTTAAACACTTTCAGGGATGAATGAATCTAAATGATAGCAGTGTCCTGTGCTGTGATACGAAAATAGGCTATCGTTAGCTTTCCTAGGTTAGCGCATTAGCTCGACCACACCTATAAATAAAGACTAACCTTTAACGGTttggcatttttatttcttttttctccatAGATGTGGTTCTCCAACGCATGAAGGCGCGTTTCCACGTTATCTATCACATCTTTCTTGTCCATTTTCGCAGCTTTTCTCCCCCTTAATTCGGTGGCCAAAACAACACCACCCAACGGGCTACGTATTTTAAGTACGTCGAGCTGGGACGCGTGTTGATGACGTTTTCATATGTTTGGTAATATTCAATTCAAAACCTTAAATATTTTACTCCAGATAGctttaaataaatcattattGTGTATAAatttcccaaaatatttttatttagataaattattttttttcttcttcaaaattgCATTTACGTTACATTGTGCAGGGGTCGCTGTTGTCCACGCAGTCTTCTTCGGCTGGCTTGTAGCTGGGCATGACAACATCGGCTAAACACTTCACCCTTCTTTCCTTTCACTTGACCGAAAATCAAGCTAAAGTAGGTTTTTCAACTTTTCCACACACGCATGGAATATCAGCATTTCTCGTGAAAAGAATTGTAAAAGTCAAGCTTGTCACGTGTATGTGTTATTTCAGTATACTTCCGTGTTGCGTTTCCACTCGGCGTGCTAACTAGTTAGCTGTCATGTTGACGTCAGTTTGTTTGTCTGCACTGTTTGTTGTTTTGGTGCATATTAGGTGTAATAAGAGAGGTAAAATTTAACCGAAGGCGCATTTTCATCACCAAATTATTTCTGTTTTATTACGGATATGTTGACGTCTTTTAAATATTTACGTTCTAATGCATTTACCAACAAAATGACCTGCCAATGAACAATTTCTCTAGGACAGAGGTTGCCAGACTCTGGACCACGAGGTCCtcaatccagtctgttttccatgtctccatccaccaacacacctcaatcaaataatcaggatcggtatgatGCTTCTgggcagcttgctgatgagttgatcatttgattcaggggtACTAgagaagggagatatggaaaacagactggataaatGGCCCTTGAGGAAcggatttggccacccctgctctagaacaTGTTCACGTAGAGTACTCTTTTAATAGTAGTTCCTAATGTGCTTCTCTGTGTTATTTACATCAGGAATCTGCGTACTTCTGGACGTCCGACTTCAACCGGAGAGTCGTCCAGTCTTTATGAGCCACTGGGAGAGGGGAGAAGATCAGCAGCAACATGGCAGATGACAAAGACGTGCTAAGAGACGTCTGGTTCGGCCGCATCCCCGCTTGCTTCACCCTCAATCAGGACGAAGTGACGGAGAGGGAAGCTGAGCCTTATTACGTACGTCCTACATTGGTCACCCGACGTCATCTTAGGTCTATTCGGATAGATGAATCATCTAGAGCCACATTTTTCCCACAGCTGCTGTTGCCCAGGGTCAGCTACCTGACGTTAGTCACCGACAAAGTGAAGAAGCACTTCCTCAAAGTGATGCGGGCCGAGGATGCAGGCGAGATGTGGTTCGAATACGAAGGGACGCCACTGAAATGGTAAGAGAACTGCGTTGTAAGAAGGGAGTCTATATGTGAAAGGGAGATCTCACTCGCTCGCATATTTTTGTGTCCTGTTTACAAATCAGCTGTGCAGCAtcaaaataaggttgcaaacaaATAGTTTAAACACGCATTATTCTACAGGAATATAGATATATAGCGAATAAATTGGGTCACCCAGTGTTATGCCTTGAGCTTTTTTAGTTGtgatttttggacttttttgcTGTCAGGGGACCTTTTTTAAATACCGCAATTGTCCACAGGGTGGTAGTATGGTCAAACAAAACTATTACATTACTAGTACATTATAGTCTCAgtagttcaagggtgtcagacttgggttggttcgcgggccgcgttaacgtcaactagatttcatgtgggccggaccattttagatataatatttagatttttttaataaatggattaaaagaactggattaaaagcccttgaATATTtcggttttttttatagatcaaaaacaatgtttgttttagctttttttctatatttttagattttacaaaatgatttggcgggccagatttggcccccgggccaccactttgacacgtgtagtAGTTTCAGTAAATGCTAATAATTCAGTAAAAGTAGATGTAAAAGCCTCATTTTGTTTCTATTTCCAGGCACTATCCAATCGGAGTTCTGTTTGACCTCCACGCCGCCAACTCTGTCTTGCCGTGGAGCATCACGGTGCACTTTAAGGTAAAGTCTTTAAATCATCAAATTGATTTTTCAATTGTGATCTTCCCACACCGGCGTGAACGCCCCTTTCACATTTTCAGAACTTTCCAAGCCAGGACCTGCTCCACTGCTCGTCCAGCTCGATTGTGGAGGCCCACTTCATGTCTGGCATCAAAGAGGCCGACGCTCTCAAACACAAGAGCCAAGTCGTCAACGACATGCAGAAGAAGGACCACAAGCAGCTGTGGATGGGTCTGCAAAATGGTGAGGAACTTGAAATTCCTTCCCAAATGCCACGGACAGACTCAACTTGATTACGTTCTTCTCCAATCAGATAAATTTGAGCAGTTCTGGGCCATGAACAGGAAACTGATGGAGTATCCCACAGAGGAGGCGGGCTTCCGATTCATCCCTTTTAGGATATACCAGGTCAGTAACTATTTCAAAAATATCTTTTTgacgtaaaaaaatgaatataccgtattttcacgactatatggcgcatcgcatttaaaggcgcagtgtcagtaacgagtgctatttctgtatttgacacacacacacacacaagacgcaccgtttttaaagacgcagccaggcagggcaaaacatacaccagcttaaacatacggacacacgctcaaaacacgtttttaaaaaggcaacagaagcaaaactgagttgggttgtactttatttagccattttacaatgtactcacgtcatcatcacccacaaatccatcaaagtcctcattttctgtgtcccaattgaacaattgtccaaatgagtcatcgaaaacgctgagttttatacgttcgtccaggcgcccacaatccattcgcaaatagtagctagctagtagctagcgtaactattccggcgCTGCCTTCcgcgcttcgtaaagctgtgttgatgtcgatgtccaggccacaatccattgggtgtattgacaaaagaagtacatatcccagcagtcactgcgcagtactttttctacggggaaaatagtagtcggtcgggggctgcttgccgtaattgtgagagctgtagaggatggtgtaccctatccactgatttatttgattttatcgtgataaccattttagtattggtccatatataaagcgcactggattataaggcgccctgtctatttgggagaaaatttaagacttttatgtgcggcttatagtcgagaaaatacggtaaatgcttTAAAGAAGAAAACTAACAAAAGCAGCCCACACAAAAAGCTTAAAATCAgtctacattctgttgcactaATCAGCTTAAACACTAGATAGAGCTAGTCGCTTCTGTTGCAATTCTCAGCTTtagcactagatggagctagttgCTTAAACAGTGCTTTACCATTAGCCCAGGGGTGAAATCAAcgtaataaacaaataaacttTATTTTAAAGTCTTTTTCAGTAGtccaaatattttgtaaaaaatattactaattaaattattattattattatttttgggaaaGAGTTTGGGCAGCCCCTCTCTAGATGGCGCCAGAGAGCCAATCAAAAGCTCGTGTCAGTTTCATCACAGCTTAAACAATCCCCTTTCTTTACATATGAGCAACACAGCTTTTTGGCATACGTTTTTAAACACGTATCCTCTTGTGCAAGCCGGGCGTGACTTCCTCCGACAACAAACACGGCCCCTTTGTTTCCGACGCTGTCGTAAATGCCCCATCGCCGCCTTGAAAAAACACGAGTTGGTTTCTATTAAGTGAGGAGCTTCCATCATAGGCCGTaaatccgccgccgccgcctccgcacTCGGCTCCTGACTCAGGTGAAAAGTCCCTAAATGACGAATAAGCGGCCGACCTCGTGACCGGAAAACATGACATGGCATAAACGAAACCTGAGAACCAAGGGAACAAATTACAGGTCTTTCTCTACAccaaagtactgtattttctcacatatatgccgtatttgtcgctcaaaaaaatgatgactcaatccagggtacggcttatatgcgcacaaattcaacttgacatgcacaaaatgccataatgcggccgatacgctcatttatttcaaaatagagaaaatataaaccgataaaacgcttgacaaaattaattttaacgtctagaaaaaaataaaccgtgagaaaactcacttgtgcctgccattgctcgctcagggtgccgccatcttacaaaCGAGACCACTATGGactcacttcctggttgtactgctcacctgacttcctttttgaatttgtctacgtgccgGCAACACTTATAGGAATGTCCAATCCAGCAGTCgatttatataccgtattttcacgactattcggcgcatcgtatttttggCCGCAgcgtcaataacgagtgctatttctgtattttacacacacaaaggatgcaccgttCTTTTAgatgcagccaggcatggcatatatatattatatatggatgattATCAAACcataatagcgctgtctacggaagcagccccagacgctatttccagtgtgcagtgactgctgggatatatagtatatagtccttttgtcaatacacccagattgacggctgtgataactttgcactaatagtatcaatatactacaacggcgaacacactcatttggtgctacatgcaccaaatgtacgctacacccgcacgctaataacacgtttttaaaaaggcaacggaagcaagactgagttgggctgtactttatttagccattttacaatgtactcacgaaatcatcacccacaaaaccatcaaagtcctcattttctgtgtccgaattgaacaattgtccaaatgagtcatcgaaaacgctcaCTTTAatatgttcgtccaggcggccacaatccattcgcaaatagtagctagctagtagctagtgtaactattccaaggctgtcttccatggttcgcaactgtgttgatgccgatcgccaggccacaatccattcgaaaatagtagctagctagtgttgatgccgattgccagtccacaatccattgggtgtattgacaaaaaaaactatatatcccagcagtcactgcgcagtactttatctacgggaaaatagtagagtcgggggctgtttgccgtagttgtcctatcgactgatttatttgattttatcgtgataacaattttagtattggtccatatataaagcgcactggattataaggcgccctgtctattttggagaacatttcagacttttatgtgcgtcttatagtcgtgaaaatacggtagtatctcagaaataccacgtgtgatgatttttcttaagattttcccttcaaaataactcatttgtactccctattaaaaccatgaatatggaggtgaaaattgtgaatcagggggcggcttatatgcgagaaattgtcaaattcaaccattttaaggctacggcttatacgcgaaggcggctaatacgcgagtaaatacggtactcctCAAACAAAAAAGTAAGCACGAAAACCGATTCAAGTGAAAGTCtcctcccccccccaaaatatgttttttttttttgggccaacTCCCGCTTTGTGTAACTCTATCTTAAATCCTACTCACGCCGAGCGGTCGTCAGAGAGTCACGACCGATCGTAGCGAGAAATGCGAACCAGATTGCGTAGCAAAAAGCGTTGGCGGCGCACGGAAAAGCCCCCGCCTCTCATGCTGCGGGACCACgagcttaaaaacaaaaaaaaaacgctgtcAGCCAGGGATGCGCGTGCGACGCTTTGTTGTCGGCCGTGATTGATCGTCCGGCGTGTCACGACGTCTCCGTCTTTATTCTCTCATCTCGTGTGCCATAAAGCTTCTTAATGCACTTTAGACAAACATTCTTGCTCGGGGCCGTAAAACCCAAGTCCTTTAaagcgaccccccccccccccctcccccaggACACGCCCACTCAGACAGTGCACTTGTCGtcgccgtaaaaaaaaaatcaaggaataaataaaaagctgcCGGCCAGGACTTCTCGGCGCGTGACTCC is from Stigmatopora argus isolate UIUO_Sarg chromosome 4, RoL_Sarg_1.0, whole genome shotgun sequence and encodes:
- the dctn3 gene encoding dynactin subunit 3 gives rise to the protein MDKKDVIDNVETRLHALENHIYGEKRNKNAKPLKCGEALARIQAGLTNTANKRERVKILHKKIEDLMKYLDPQFTDHITVPDTMKLEFILAEEDFLLSQAALLEQLSNLQPMLESTYIRDVPEHATKLQRLSQIHIKQQDQADSQSLEVKKLFDEYDKMMSLLSKQFTQWDKTLRTLEEAEGIRPVE
- the atg5 gene encoding autophagy protein 5 — its product is MADDKDVLRDVWFGRIPACFTLNQDEVTEREAEPYYLLLPRVSYLTLVTDKVKKHFLKVMRAEDAGEMWFEYEGTPLKWHYPIGVLFDLHAANSVLPWSITVHFKNFPSQDLLHCSSSSIVEAHFMSGIKEADALKHKSQVVNDMQKKDHKQLWMGLQNDKFEQFWAMNRKLMEYPTEEAGFRFIPFRIYQSMSDRPFIQKQFRPVSPEGNAHTLGDLLKETYPKALPHDGEAANRYQVLIHGIEPLLETPLQWLSEHLSHPDNFLHICVLPAPSD